In Brachypodium distachyon strain Bd21 chromosome 2, Brachypodium_distachyon_v3.0, whole genome shotgun sequence, one genomic interval encodes:
- the LOC100840295 gene encoding DEAD-box ATP-dependent RNA helicase 39 isoform X1: MAMAAAGRCLLLSRPSPLRLRILRAALSTAAPTLTAPAPPPRHELLLERLRLRHLKDSSPGPPKPPPRERARGGDRGSQHPQQQQRIVEADSFEELGLEEEVMAAMREAGISKPTEIQCVGVPAVLSGTSVVLGSHTGSGKTLAYLLPLVQLLRHDEATLGMSLKPRRPRAVVLCPTRELTEQVFRVAKSISHHARFRSTMVSGGTRLRPQEDSLNMPVDMVVGTPGRILDHIKEGNIVYGDIKYLVLDEADTMFDQGFGEDIRKFLAPLKNRASKPGDQGFQTVLVSATMTKAVQKLIDEEFEGIVHLRTSTFQKRIATARHDFIKLSGSENKLEALLQVLEPSLAKGNKVMVFCNTLNSSRAVDHFLTENQISTVNYHGEVPAEERVENLNKFRNEEGDCPTLVCTDLAARGLDLEVDHVIMFDFPKNSIDYLHRTGRTARMGAKGKVTSLVTKKDVPLATRIEDAMKKNESLDALTTSNVRRVAANPQNPSTRGRNSTLVRRSDAPRDSRQKGKRGITLSRRSPKVAIKDTTSTRKRSSTKNQPSSSRKRSPAKNQPKSKPAEAGKAKPVKSVSKGGVKVGKSSGSRPKPEGRKGDALNKLGRKLSVVGFRGRSTGKSAQAS; encoded by the exons ATGgcgatggccgccgccggccgatgcctcctcctctcccgcccctcccctctccgcctccgcatcctccgcgccgccctctccaccgccgcccccaccCTCACGGCTCCTGCGCCCCCTCCCCGccacgagctcctcctcgagcgcctccgcctccgccacctcAAGGACTCATCCCCCGGCCCCCCGAAACCGCCGCCCAGGGAGAGGGCCCGGGGCGGGGACAGGGGCTCGCAACacccccagcagcagcagcggattGTTGAGGCGGACAGCTTCGAGGAGCTtgggctggaggaggaggtgatggCCGCGATGCGGGAGGCGGGCATCTCCAAGCCCACCGAGATCCAGTGCGTCGGCGTGCCTGCCGTGCTTTCCGGCACCAGCGTAGTGCTTGGCTCCCACACTGGCTCTGGGAAGACGCTCGCCTACTTGCTCCCTCTTGTTCAG CTCCTGCGTCACGATGAAGCAACGTTGGGTATGTCATTGAAACCAAGGAGGCCAAGAGCAGTAGTTTTGTGCCCGACAAGGGAACTGACTGAGCAG GTCTTTCGTGTTGCAAAGTCCATAAGCCATCATGCACGTTTTCGGTCAACGATGGTTAGTGGAGGCACTCGTTTAAGACCCCAGGAAGATTCTTTGAACATGCCTGTTGACATGGTTGTTGGGACACCTGGAAGGATCCTTGATCATATTAAGGAGGGTAATATCGTTTACGGTGACATTAAATATCTG GTTCTGGATGAGGCAGATACAATGTTTGACCAAGGCTTTGGAGAAGACATACGGAAGTTTCTCGCTCCTTTGAAGAACCGTGCTTCAAAGCCTGGTGATCAAGGTTTCCAGACCGTCTTAGTGTCTGCTACCATGACCAAG GCAGTACAAAAACTGATTGACGAGGAATTTGAAGGTATTGTGCATTTACGGACATCAACCTTTCAGAAGAGGATTGCAACTGCGCGGCATGACTTCATCAAACTTTCTGGTTCAGAAAACAAACTTGAGGCTCTCTTGCAG GTTCTTGAGCCAAGCTTAGCAAAGGGAAATAAAGTTATGGTGTTCTGTAACACTTTGAATTCAAGTCGTGCAGTGGACCATTTTCTCACCGAAAACCAGATATCTACTGTGAATTACCATGGAGAGGTTCCTGCTGAAGAGAG AGTTGAGAACCTGAACAAGTTTAGGAATGAAGAGGGGGATTGCCCAACATTAGTCTGCACTGATCTGGCAGCTAGAGGACTTGACTTGGAGGTTGACCATGTCATCATGTTTGACTTCCCAAAAAACTCT ATTGATTACCTCCACAGAACGGGAAGAACTGCACGTATGGGAGCCAAAG GGAAAGTCACAAGCCTTGTCACGAAGAAAGATGTGCCTTTAGCTACACGGATTGAAGACGCCATGAAGAAAAACGAGAGCTTGGATGCTCTCACAACTAGCAATGTCAGGAGGGTGGCTGCCAACCCACAAAATCCAAGCACCAGAGGAAGGAATTCAACGTTGGTAAGGAGATCAGATGCTCCAAGAGATTCTCGTCAGAAGGGCAAGAGAGGAATCACACTTTCAAGAAGGTCACCAAAAGTTGCCATCAAGGATACAACTTCGACCAGAAAGCGCTCGTCAACCAAGAACCAGCCATCTTCGTCCAGAAAGCGCTCGCCGGCTAAGAACCAACCCAAGTCTAAGCCAGCAGAGGCCGGAAAGGCCAAGCCGGTGAAATCGGTTAGCAAGGGCGGGGTTAAGGTTGGAAAGAGCAGTGGCAGCAGACCAAAGCCAGAGGGCCGGAAAGGAGATGCTCTGAATAAGCTAGGACGTAAGCTTAGCGTGGTTGGATTCAGAGGGCGTAGCACTGGGAAGTCAGCGCAGGCTTCATAG
- the LOC100840295 gene encoding DEAD-box ATP-dependent RNA helicase 39 isoform X2: MAMAAAGRCLLLSRPSPLRLRILRAALSTAAPTLTAPAPPPRHELLLERLRLRHLKDSSPGPPKPPPRERARGGDRGSQHPQQQQRIVEADSFEELGLEEEVMAAMREAGISKPTEIQCVGVPAVLSGTSVVLGSHTGSGKTLAYLLPLVQLLRHDEATLGMSLKPRRPRAVVLCPTRELTEQVFRVAKSISHHARFRSTMVSGGTRLRPQEDSLNMPVDMVVGTPGRILDHIKEGNIVYGDIKYLVLDEADTMFDQGFGEDIRKFLAPLKNRASKPGDQGFQTVLVSATMTKAVQKLIDEEFEGIVHLRTSTFQKRIATARHDFIKLSGSENKLEALLQVLEPSLAKGNKVMVFCNTLNSSRAVDHFLTENQISTVNYHGEVPAEERVENLNKFRNEEGDCPTLVCTDLAARGLDLEVDHVIMFDFPKNSIDYLHRTGRTARMGAKGKVTSLVTKKDVPLATRIEDAMKKNESLDALTTSNVRRVAANPQNPSTRGRNSTLVRRSDAPRDSRQKGKRGITLSRRSPKVAIKDTTSTRKRSSTKNQPSSSRKRSPAKNQPKSKPAEAGKAKPVKSVSKGGVKVGKSSGSRPKPEGRKGDALNKLGRKLSVVGFRGRSTGKSAQAS, translated from the exons ATGgcgatggccgccgccggccgatgcctcctcctctcccgcccctcccctctccgcctccgcatcctccgcgccgccctctccaccgccgcccccaccCTCACGGCTCCTGCGCCCCCTCCCCGccacgagctcctcctcgagcgcctccgcctccgccacctcAAGGACTCATCCCCCGGCCCCCCGAAACCGCCGCCCAGGGAGAGGGCCCGGGGCGGGGACAGGGGCTCGCAACacccccagcagcagcagcggattGTTGAGGCGGACAGCTTCGAGGAGCTtgggctggaggaggaggtgatggCCGCGATGCGGGAGGCGGGCATCTCCAAGCCCACCGAGATCCAGTGCGTCGGCGTGCCTGCCGTGCTTTCCGGCACCAGCGTAGTGCTTGGCTCCCACACTGGCTCTGGGAAGACGCTCGCCTACTTGCTCCCTCTTGTTCAG CTCCTGCGTCACGATGAAGCAACGTTGGGTATGTCATTGAAACCAAGGAGGCCAAGAGCAGTAGTTTTGTGCCCGACAAGGGAACTGACTGAGCAG GTCTTTCGTGTTGCAAAGTCCATAAGCCATCATGCACGTTTTCGGTCAACGATGGTTAGTGGAGGCACTCGTTTAAGACCCCAGGAAGATTCTTTGAACATGCCTGTTGACATGGTTGTTGGGACACCTGGAAGGATCCTTGATCATATTAAGGAGGGTAATATCGTTTACGGTGACATTAAATATCTG GTTCTGGATGAGGCAGATACAATGTTTGACCAAGGCTTTGGAGAAGACATACGGAAGTTTCTCGCTCCTTTGAAGAACCGTGCTTCAAAGCCTGGTGATCAAGGTTTCCAGACCGTCTTAGTGTCTGCTACCATGACCAAG GCAGTACAAAAACTGATTGACGAGGAATTTGAAGGTATTGTGCATTTACGGACATCAACCTTTCAGAAGAGGATTGCAACTGCGCGGCATGACTTCATCAAACTTTCTGGTTCAGAAAACAAACTTGAGGCTCTCTTGCAG GTTCTTGAGCCAAGCTTAGCAAAGGGAAATAAAGTTATGGTGTTCTGTAACACTTTGAATTCAAGTCGTGCAGTGGACCATTTTCTCACCGAAAACCAGATATCTACTGTGAATTACCATGGAGAGGTTCCTGCTGAAGAGAG AGTTGAGAACCTGAACAAGTTTAGGAATGAAGAGGGGGATTGCCCAACATTAGTCTGCACTGATCTGGCAGCTAGAGGACTTGACTTGGAGGTTGACCATGTCATCATGTTTGACTTCCCAAAAAACTCT ATTGATTACCTCCACAGAACGGGAAGAACTGCACGTATGGGAGCCAAAG GGAAAGTCACAAGCCTTGTCACGAAGAAAGATGTGCCTTTAGCTACACGGATTGAAGACGCCATGAAGAAAAACGAGAGCTTGGATGCTCTCACAACTAGCAATGTCAGGAGGGTGGCTGCCAACCCACAAAATCCAAGCACCAGAGGAAGGAATTCAACGTTGGTAAGGAGATCAGATGCTCCAAGAGATTCTCGTCAGAAGGGCAAGAGAGGAATCACACTTTCAAGAAGGTCACCAAAAGTTGCCATCAAGGATACAACTTCGACCAGAAAGCGCTCGTCAACCAAGAACCAGCCATCTTCGTCCAGAAAGCGCTCGCCGGCTAAGAACCAACCCAAGTCTAAGCCAGCAGAGGCCGGAAAGGCCAAGCCGGTGAAATCGGTTAGCAAGGGCGGGGTTAAGGTTGGAAAGAGCAGTGGCAGCAGACCAAAGCCAGAGGGCCGGAAAGGAGATGCTCTGAATAAGCTAGGACGTAAGCTTAGCGTGGTTGGATTCAGAGGGCGTAGCACTGGGAAGTCAGCGCAGGCTTCATA